The following proteins are encoded in a genomic region of Desulfuromonadaceae bacterium:
- a CDS encoding mobile mystery protein A — MQSKHRRTMRDQLDKSFSQLGSLKTLQPPVKGWLRSIREALGMSGKQLGERLQVSQPRIVQLEKDELAGALTLKTLRLAAEAMDCVFVYAVVPRTSLKETLRQHARIVAAKRLSRTSHTMLLEDQGVSNDEQQKMFEDKVEDLMRDIPSDFWSDKG, encoded by the coding sequence ATGCAGTCAAAACATCGTCGCACCATGCGCGACCAGCTCGATAAGTCATTTTCACAACTGGGCAGCCTCAAAACCCTGCAACCACCCGTCAAGGGCTGGTTGCGCTCGATTCGTGAGGCTTTGGGCATGTCCGGCAAACAGCTGGGCGAACGTTTGCAGGTCAGTCAGCCGCGCATCGTGCAGCTGGAGAAGGATGAGCTTGCAGGTGCCCTGACCTTGAAGACCCTGCGCCTGGCCGCTGAAGCGATGGACTGTGTCTTTGTCTATGCCGTGGTTCCACGGACCAGCCTCAAAGAGACCCTTCGGCAGCACGCCAGGATCGTTGCCGCAAAGCGTCTTTCCCGAACATCACATACCATGCTCCTGGAAGACCAGGGGGTGTCGAATGATGAACAGCAAAAAATGTTCGAGGATAAGGTGGAAGATCTGATGCGCGACATTCCCAGCGATTTCTGGTCTGACAAAGGATGA
- a CDS encoding mobile mystery protein B, which yields MNFDYPAGATPIDLDEAQGLLIPHIRTRAELDRWEQENISEAEDAVLRRKQKNILTDKYARNLHKKMFGTVWRWAGDFRRSQKNIGIEWMQVPVALHQLFQDVKGWLEYSSYPPDEIAARFHHRLVAIHAFANGNGRHARLMTDVLLVHLLGQKRFSWGQENLTTAGECRRRYIAALQAADRHDYGPLLAFVRS from the coding sequence ATGAATTTTGATTACCCCGCAGGGGCCACACCGATTGATCTTGATGAGGCTCAAGGGCTTTTGATTCCGCACATCCGTACGCGAGCAGAGCTTGACCGATGGGAGCAGGAGAATATTTCCGAAGCAGAAGATGCCGTACTCAGGCGCAAGCAAAAAAATATTCTGACCGATAAATACGCGCGCAATCTGCACAAGAAAATGTTCGGCACCGTCTGGCGCTGGGCGGGGGACTTTCGTCGCAGTCAAAAAAATATCGGCATTGAATGGATGCAGGTGCCGGTCGCGCTGCATCAGCTGTTTCAGGATGTCAAAGGCTGGCTGGAGTATAGTTCCTATCCTCCGGATGAAATAGCTGCCAGGTTCCATCATCGTCTGGTCGCCATTCATGCCTTTGCGAATGGTAATGGCCGCCATGCCCGGCTGATGACCGATGTACTGCTGGTACATCTGCTCGGGCAAAAACGTTTCAGCTGGGGGCAGGAGAATCTGACCACTGCTGGTGAGTGCCGCCGCAGATACATTGCAGCCCTGCAAGCCGCAGATCGTCATGACTATGGCCCATTGCTGGCCTTTGTTCGTTCGTGA